Proteins encoded in a region of the Magallana gigas chromosome 8, xbMagGiga1.1, whole genome shotgun sequence genome:
- the LOC105345178 gene encoding prolactin-releasing peptide receptor, with protein MAQNVTDILYNVTGNITELTTLGMAKGESDQIMQKRGLAVLFIGLYIIIFILGLSGNTLVVYVVVRNRTMQTITNIFITNLAVSDILICLLSIPFTPLGYFLNSWMFGEALCHIVPMSQAISVYVSTLTSTAIAVDRYFVIVYPFKPRMKVMICLLVIVSIWIISISISLPLGIYMTLTTETSGEHRCAEEWPRDQAGQFFTVTSLVLQYVVPCSIITYCYLKVSLALKKRSRTKIGSGSKCRERDEQEIRRKRRTNRMLIAMVTIFVLCWLMLNIVNVTISYKKNYAHWYYYTLIFFIAHVIAVSSTIYNPFLYAWMNDNFRKEFKQVLPCLFRGDRERHVNGSTTNTQYTNVDNQPSVLINRSPQRESDEMNNMKKSKVFYDTESERVHLNQLNADTTDDSV; from the coding sequence ATGGCTCAGAACGTGACAGACATTTTGTACAACGTTACCGGTAACATCACGGAACTGACGACACTTGGGATGGCCAAGGGAGAATCGGATCAGATCATGCAGAAACGGGGTCTTGCCGTGCTCTTTATCGGTCTCTACATCATCATCTTTATCCTAGGACTAAGCGGAAATACACTGGTAGTGTATGTGGTGGTCCGCAACAGAACCATGCAGACAATCACCAACATATTTATCACCAACCTCGCTGTTTCTGATATTCTTATATGTCTACTCTCTATTCCTTTCACACCGCTCGGATATTTTCTGAATTCGTGGATGTTCGGGGAGGCGCTGTGTCACATAGTTCCAATGTCTCAAGCAATAAGTGTCTATGTGTCCACGTTGACTTCCACCGCCATTGCAGTGGACCGATATTTCGTCATTGTGTACCCGTTCAAGCCCCGGATGAAAGTGATGATTTGCTTACTCGTCATTGTGTCAATATGGATCATTTCTATTTCCATATCACTTCCACTCGGTATTTACATGACACTGACTACTGAGACTTCAGGTGAGCATAGGTGCGCTGAAGAATGGCCACGTGACCAGGCTGGGCAGTTTTTCACGGTCACTAGTCTTGTTCTGCAGTACGTAGTGCCTTGTAGTATTATAACGTACTGTTATCTCAAAGTCTCGCTGGCGCTCAAGAAACGCTCCAGAACAAAAATAGGGAGTGGCTCAAAATGTCGTGAGAGGGACGAACAAGAAATTCGACGAAAACGTCGAACAAACAGAATGCTAATCGCCATGGTAACTATATTTGTTCTCTGTTGGCTTATGCTCAATATCGTCAATGTGACAATTTCGTACAAAAAGAATTATGCTCATTGGTATTATTATAcgcttatattttttattgcgcACGTCATTGCTGTGAGTTCAACCATATATAACCCCTTTTTGTATGCGTGgatgaatgataattttagaAAGGAATTCAAACAAGTTTTGCCTTGTCTTTTCCGTGGTGATCGGGAGCGACATGTCAACGGAAGTACCACAAACACTCAGTACACTAACGTGGACAATCAGCCGTCTGTGCTGATCAATCGATCACCGCAGAGAGAGTCCGATGAAATGAACAACATGAAAAAATCCAAGGTGTTCTATGACACGGAATCTGAGAGAGTTCACCTGAATCAGCTCAATGCTGATACCACCGACGATTCCGTGTGA